Proteins found in one Pontibacter sp. SGAir0037 genomic segment:
- a CDS encoding efflux RND transporter permease subunit, whose translation MKQFKPTSWSIDNRTSIYIITIIISLAGIFSYIGLQKENFPDIVIPTVFVGTIYPGTSPSDIENLVTRPIEKQLKAISGVKKVSSNSIQDFSMITVEFNTDEEVSEAKQKVKDAVDKARTDLPTDLDQDPNVQEVNFSEMPIMYINVSGNYSLDRLKKYAEDIQDRLEAMPAITRVDLVGALDKEVQVNVDMYKMQSAKVTFSDIERAISMENMTISGGNITVGEMKRSVRVVGQYVDPNKIGDIVVKSVAGANIQLKEIAQVQEGFEEQESYARLDNAPVITLNVIKRSGENLIEASDNINATLEEMEGAVLPADLKITVTGDQSTMTRHTLNDLINTIIIGFVLVTVILMFFMGTTNAVFVGLSVPISMFVAFITFYFFGVSLNMIVLFAFLLALGIVVDDAIVVIENTHRIFHQSNQGVVKSAKLAAGEVFVPVLAGTLTTIAPFFPLLFWPGIVGKFMQFLPITLIVTLLSSLLVAFIINPVFAVSFMKKDEQKEVSPKARRTFVISMLVALAVAVLCYIAGFYGTANILVLVLLLIALNKYVFTGLIDKFQNRVLPKFMNSYEKLLRWALVGWRPVGVFVGIIGLLFLSFVMVGIRSPKVVFFPDSDPNFVYTYIQMPVGTDQVVTDSITKVVESRIYKVIGARNPDVESVISNVAIGAGDQNDRSATAQSHKGKVTVAFVEYMDRVGDKTSAEYLSEIREAVKGIPGADITVDKEQNGPPVGKPISIEIAGENFSELIMLSKNVEKYINDQQIGGIEGLRSDLEDSKPEIVVNVDRERANREGISTAQIGSELRTAIFGKEASKFKLEEDEYPIQVRYAAPYRKNIDALLDMRITYRDMNSGQVRQIPLSSVANVAYSTTYGGIKRKNLKRMVTLESNVLAGYNANEVVATIEQALQNFETPEGYEVKMGGQQEEQQETGMFLIGALGAAFCIIFLILVTQFNSVSKPFIILSEVLFSIIGVLLGFSIFGMDASIVMTGVGIVALAGIVVKNGILIVEFTDILLAEGKELREAIVEAGKTRLNPVLLTAVATILGLVPLALGINLNFYTLFTEFKPHFFMGGNSAAFWGPLAWTIIFGLSFATIVTLLIVPVMYLLNEKVKDRIIGKKKRADALQVKQEELPVNGKVREYIY comes from the coding sequence ATGAAACAGTTTAAGCCAACCAGTTGGTCTATCGATAATAGAACCAGTATCTATATCATTACCATTATCATTTCACTGGCGGGTATATTTTCTTATATCGGTCTGCAGAAAGAAAACTTTCCGGATATAGTTATCCCTACTGTTTTTGTGGGTACTATCTATCCGGGTACCTCTCCGTCTGATATCGAGAACCTGGTAACACGCCCAATCGAGAAGCAGCTGAAAGCTATTTCGGGGGTTAAAAAGGTTAGCTCCAACTCCATTCAGGACTTCTCTATGATCACTGTAGAGTTTAATACCGACGAAGAAGTATCGGAGGCAAAGCAGAAGGTAAAAGATGCTGTAGACAAAGCTCGCACCGACCTGCCTACCGACCTTGACCAGGACCCGAATGTGCAGGAAGTGAACTTCTCTGAAATGCCGATCATGTATATCAACGTGTCTGGTAACTATAGCCTCGACAGGTTAAAGAAGTATGCAGAAGATATTCAGGACCGCCTGGAGGCAATGCCCGCTATTACAAGAGTAGACCTGGTGGGTGCGCTGGACAAAGAAGTGCAGGTAAATGTAGACATGTACAAAATGCAGTCTGCCAAAGTTACTTTCTCTGATATTGAGCGTGCCATTTCGATGGAGAACATGACCATCTCCGGTGGTAACATTACAGTAGGAGAAATGAAGCGCTCAGTACGTGTGGTAGGCCAGTATGTAGACCCGAACAAGATAGGCGATATTGTGGTGAAATCGGTGGCCGGCGCTAATATCCAGCTGAAGGAAATTGCACAGGTGCAGGAAGGGTTTGAGGAACAGGAAAGCTATGCCCGTTTAGACAATGCCCCTGTAATAACCTTAAACGTGATCAAGCGAAGCGGCGAAAACCTGATAGAAGCTTCAGATAACATTAATGCAACGCTGGAGGAAATGGAAGGAGCCGTGCTGCCGGCAGATCTGAAAATTACCGTAACAGGCGATCAGTCTACCATGACGCGCCATACCCTGAACGACCTGATCAATACCATTATTATCGGCTTTGTGCTGGTAACCGTTATCCTGATGTTTTTTATGGGAACCACCAATGCAGTGTTTGTGGGTTTATCGGTTCCTATTTCTATGTTTGTGGCGTTTATCACGTTTTACTTCTTCGGCGTGTCGCTAAACATGATCGTGCTGTTCGCCTTCCTGCTTGCCTTGGGAATAGTGGTAGACGACGCTATTGTGGTAATAGAAAATACGCACCGTATCTTTCATCAGTCTAACCAGGGAGTGGTTAAGTCGGCTAAATTGGCCGCTGGGGAGGTATTTGTGCCGGTGCTGGCAGGTACACTTACGACTATTGCCCCTTTCTTCCCGCTACTGTTCTGGCCTGGTATTGTTGGTAAGTTTATGCAATTCCTGCCTATTACATTAATTGTTACTTTGCTTTCTTCGCTGCTGGTAGCCTTTATTATCAATCCGGTTTTTGCAGTTTCTTTCATGAAGAAAGATGAACAGAAAGAGGTATCGCCAAAAGCACGCAGAACCTTTGTTATCTCGATGCTGGTTGCACTGGCAGTAGCAGTGCTATGCTATATAGCCGGATTCTACGGAACAGCCAACATACTTGTATTGGTGCTGCTGCTCATCGCCCTGAACAAGTATGTGTTCACTGGTTTGATTGATAAGTTCCAGAACCGCGTGTTGCCGAAGTTTATGAACAGCTATGAAAAATTGTTGCGCTGGGCATTGGTTGGCTGGAGGCCTGTAGGTGTGTTTGTGGGCATTATCGGTTTGCTTTTCCTGTCTTTTGTAATGGTTGGAATCCGGTCTCCAAAAGTAGTTTTCTTCCCGGATAGCGATCCGAACTTTGTATACACCTACATTCAGATGCCAGTTGGTACGGATCAGGTGGTTACCGATTCGATCACCAAAGTGGTGGAGAGCCGCATTTACAAAGTAATAGGAGCCCGTAATCCGGATGTGGAATCTGTAATATCTAACGTGGCCATTGGGGCAGGCGACCAAAACGACCGTAGTGCGACAGCACAATCCCATAAAGGCAAGGTTACTGTGGCCTTTGTAGAGTACATGGATCGTGTGGGTGATAAAACCTCTGCTGAGTATCTTTCAGAAATTCGTGAGGCAGTAAAAGGTATTCCGGGTGCCGACATTACGGTAGATAAAGAGCAGAACGGCCCGCCAGTAGGCAAACCTATCAGTATAGAAATCGCAGGCGAAAACTTCTCAGAACTGATCATGCTTTCGAAGAATGTGGAGAAGTATATCAACGATCAGCAGATTGGGGGAATAGAAGGTCTGAGATCTGACCTGGAAGACAGCAAGCCTGAAATTGTAGTGAATGTCGATCGTGAGCGAGCCAACCGTGAAGGTATCTCTACGGCACAGATTGGTTCCGAGCTTCGCACAGCTATCTTCGGTAAAGAGGCTTCTAAATTTAAATTAGAGGAGGATGAGTACCCTATACAGGTGCGGTATGCAGCGCCTTATCGCAAAAACATTGATGCTCTGCTGGATATGCGTATTACCTACCGCGATATGAACTCAGGACAGGTACGCCAGATACCGCTTTCTTCTGTGGCAAATGTGGCATACTCTACTACTTATGGGGGTATTAAGCGCAAAAACCTGAAGCGTATGGTTACGCTGGAGTCGAATGTGCTGGCTGGCTACAATGCCAACGAAGTAGTGGCTACAATTGAGCAGGCACTGCAGAATTTCGAAACTCCTGAAGGTTACGAAGTGAAAATGGGTGGGCAGCAGGAAGAACAGCAGGAAACAGGTATGTTCCTGATAGGTGCTTTAGGCGCTGCTTTCTGCATCATCTTCTTAATCCTGGTTACACAGTTTAACTCGGTTTCTAAGCCTTTTATCATTCTTTCAGAAGTGCTGTTCAGTATCATCGGGGTGCTTTTGGGCTTCTCTATTTTCGGTATGGATGCCTCAATTGTAATGACAGGTGTAGGAATTGTGGCTTTGGCAGGTATTGTAGTAAAAAATGGCATCTTAATTGTGGAATTTACTGATATACTTCTGGCCGAAGGTAAAGAACTAAGAGAGGCTATTGTAGAAGCAGGTAAAACACGTTTGAACCCTGTTTTGCTGACAGCAGTGGCTACTATATTAGGATTGGTGCCTTTAGCGTTAGGTATAAACCTTAACTTTTATACATTATTTACAGAATTTAAACCACATTTCTTTATGGGCGGTAACAGTGCCGCTTTTTGGGGACCACTGGCATGGACAATTATTTTTGGGCTAAGCTTTGCTACTATAGTAACCCTGTTAATTGTTCCGGTTATGTACCTGCTGAACGAAAAAGTAAAAGACAGAATCATAGGCAAGAAGAAGAGAGCAGATGCTCTTCAGGTGAAACAAGAGGAATTACCAGTTAACGGAAAAGTTAGAGAATACATTTACTAA
- a CDS encoding efflux RND transporter periplasmic adaptor subunit has translation MKRVLGISFAAAITLLAACTNNPDKAAQLEALKKEQAELQTQIAQLEAELKAEGKGEQAQQKTVPVSVTAVTQEPFKHFLEVQGRVDFDQSAFVSARVPGVLTSVRVQRGDKVSKGQVMATIDAMLVEQNIQELRTRLELAKVAYEKQKNLWDQKIGTEMQYLTAKNNYESLQRNLATLQEQRNQYNIIAPINGVVDEVVPNAGEAVSPGVGIVRVVNTAGGKVVAEVSEAYLSKIKKGDEAVVYFPDLQQEATATVQVVSQYINPTSRTFIIELKLQNLGREVVLRPNLVSVVRIQDYKNETAISVPVNLVQKDEKSQFVYVAKKEGNGYIATRQEVDTGVSYDGRVEVLKGLSASDQVITAGYQNLNEGQPVVFSQVSSLNQ, from the coding sequence ATGAAACGAGTACTTGGAATTTCTTTTGCCGCTGCTATTACGCTCTTAGCGGCTTGCACTAATAACCCCGATAAAGCGGCACAACTGGAGGCCCTGAAAAAAGAACAAGCTGAGCTTCAGACGCAAATTGCACAACTGGAGGCAGAGCTAAAAGCAGAAGGTAAGGGAGAGCAGGCGCAGCAGAAAACTGTTCCGGTTTCGGTTACAGCAGTAACACAGGAGCCTTTTAAGCATTTTCTGGAGGTGCAGGGCCGGGTAGATTTCGACCAGAGTGCATTTGTTAGTGCCCGTGTACCTGGCGTGCTTACAAGTGTGCGTGTGCAGCGGGGCGACAAAGTATCGAAAGGCCAGGTAATGGCTACTATTGATGCGATGCTGGTGGAGCAGAACATACAGGAGTTGCGCACTCGCCTGGAACTGGCAAAGGTTGCTTACGAAAAGCAGAAGAACCTCTGGGACCAGAAAATAGGAACGGAGATGCAATACCTCACAGCCAAAAACAATTATGAATCGCTACAGCGTAACCTGGCTACTCTGCAGGAGCAGCGCAACCAATACAACATTATAGCACCTATTAATGGTGTGGTAGATGAGGTAGTGCCAAATGCCGGAGAAGCTGTGTCTCCGGGGGTTGGTATTGTGCGTGTGGTAAATACAGCTGGTGGCAAAGTAGTGGCCGAAGTCTCTGAGGCTTACTTATCCAAGATCAAGAAAGGCGATGAAGCGGTAGTCTATTTCCCTGATCTTCAGCAGGAAGCAACTGCTACAGTTCAAGTTGTGAGTCAATATATTAACCCGACCAGTCGCACATTTATCATAGAGCTAAAGTTGCAGAACCTGGGCCGGGAGGTGGTGCTGCGCCCTAACCTGGTATCGGTGGTGCGCATTCAGGATTATAAAAATGAAACTGCTATTTCGGTGCCGGTAAACCTGGTGCAGAAAGATGAAAAGTCTCAGTTTGTATATGTAGCCAAAAAAGAAGGCAATGGCTACATCGCTACCCGCCAAGAGGTAGATACAGGTGTGTCTTATGATGGTAGAGTAGAAGTGCTGAAAGGCTTATCAGCCAGCGATCAGGTTATCACGGCGGGTTACCAGAACCTGAACGAAGGGCAGCCTGTGGTTTTCAGCCAGGTAAGCAGCCTTAACCAATAA
- a CDS encoding TolC family protein, with protein MKKTICLIIAVVAVLGSVPIKAQSPMALSLEQSIAYALQNRANLKATRNQEKIDKAKVGEIRAIGLPQINASAEVGNNFIQQKTLIDPSSFGPGSVLDPFTITPAQLNSGQPIVLQPSYSTPEPQGDVPLQAITFVQPYTGGITVSGSQMLFDGSYLIGMKAAKTYTELSKKTTAQTEIEIAEQVSKAYYGVLVNHERMELLNQNLTRLTTLLNETGAMFENGVAEKLDVDRLRVSLNNLIVEKQKTERLLELSLSLLKFQMGLQQNQPLELTDKLEEVEVDMSKMNQREFNYSSRIEYSILETQRDLASLDLRNKKSGYLPKLYLNARYGYSGVGSSLSEVLNVRAGHGNTTNRNYFDFGYVGLQLQVPIFDGLQKRYSIEQATLTLENTKYGFEQLRQSIDLELAQSSTELTNSLDVLKSQKENLELAEEIARVSKIKFQEGVGSNLEVVTAETDLRQAQTNYYSAMYDALISKVNLDKATGTLLTK; from the coding sequence ATGAAAAAAACGATTTGCCTGATCATAGCAGTTGTAGCTGTGTTAGGATCCGTGCCAATTAAGGCGCAAAGTCCGATGGCCCTGAGCCTGGAGCAAAGCATAGCGTATGCGTTGCAAAACCGCGCCAACCTGAAAGCCACACGCAATCAGGAGAAAATTGATAAAGCGAAGGTGGGTGAAATCAGGGCTATAGGTTTGCCTCAGATCAATGCTTCCGCAGAAGTGGGTAATAACTTTATTCAGCAAAAGACATTGATAGATCCGAGCAGTTTCGGGCCTGGCTCTGTATTAGATCCTTTTACCATTACGCCGGCACAGCTTAATTCTGGGCAGCCGATTGTTTTACAGCCGTCTTATTCTACACCTGAGCCACAAGGCGATGTTCCCTTGCAAGCCATCACCTTTGTACAGCCTTATACAGGAGGTATAACAGTTTCAGGTAGTCAGATGCTGTTCGATGGTTCTTACCTGATAGGTATGAAGGCTGCAAAAACCTATACGGAGCTATCGAAAAAAACGACTGCTCAGACTGAAATTGAGATTGCGGAACAGGTTAGTAAAGCATATTACGGTGTATTGGTAAACCATGAACGTATGGAATTGCTTAACCAGAACCTGACGCGCCTGACGACGCTGTTGAATGAAACAGGAGCAATGTTCGAAAACGGTGTGGCTGAAAAGCTGGACGTTGACCGCTTACGTGTTTCATTAAACAATCTGATAGTAGAGAAGCAGAAAACCGAAAGGTTGCTGGAGCTGAGTCTTAGCCTGCTGAAGTTTCAGATGGGACTGCAGCAGAATCAGCCACTGGAGCTGACAGACAAACTGGAAGAGGTGGAGGTAGACATGAGCAAGATGAACCAACGCGAATTTAACTATAGCAGCCGCATTGAATACTCGATTTTAGAAACGCAACGTGATTTAGCCAGCCTGGACCTGCGCAATAAAAAGTCTGGTTATCTGCCGAAGTTGTACTTAAATGCCCGCTACGGCTATAGTGGTGTAGGTAGTTCGCTGTCGGAAGTGCTAAATGTGAGAGCAGGGCATGGTAATACAACAAACAGAAACTACTTTGATTTTGGGTATGTAGGGCTGCAGCTACAGGTACCAATCTTCGACGGACTACAAAAACGATATAGTATAGAGCAGGCTACGCTAACACTCGAAAATACCAAATACGGCTTTGAACAACTCAGGCAAAGCATCGATCTCGAATTAGCGCAATCCTCTACAGAACTGACAAACTCATTAGATGTGCTTAAATCCCAGAAAGAAAACCTGGAGCTGGCCGAGGAAATTGCCCGTGTATCTAAAATAAAATTCCAGGAAGGTGTTGGCTCGAACCTGGAAGTTGTAACGGCCGAAACGGACCTCCGCCAGGCGCAAACCAATTACTACTCCGCTATGTACGATGCGCTTATCTCTAAAGTAAATCTTGATAAAGCCACCGGCACACTTCTTACAAAATAA